A genome region from Rhodopseudomonas boonkerdii includes the following:
- a CDS encoding autotransporter outer membrane beta-barrel domain-containing protein has translation MNSSFRIALLASTIFATSASAQTFNQFIVFGPSLLDSGYFKLNGGDLHFTAARNNGASMTPSGGIMNTDILAARFGLADISQGVSATGTNYAVSGARIASPNAFGFAAATPSITQQMTNYLASTGGVANSNALYVISAGSNDVGQPGVNLVQQAGIFSNAVTALRNAGARYILVPNLQRNDVLNTTIYQNLAAAGVNFIPADQVAMIQAVMANPVRFGLTSAARGPAPVGVTFPTPVPSSSACRPPQGGYSGYGLYCTPSTSPVGGVNGAAYLTSADALQTNLFSDNLHLSPAGQKIQADYYYSLIVAPSQISFLTESTIQARRGVTLGIQEQIDITQRRATPGFNVWFNGDVSSLKLNNSSPGFPGDPSTPISGTLGGSYTFSSNALIGAAVTLGQFDPTFTSGGGFRQQEVAATVFGAVRADSLWANAIMSFGWQKYDVNRVVPLGITFDSNSGNTHGRNFSFAALTGYDFRQGAITHGPVAGVEVQSVGIDAFTETGSFTSLAFSNIGRTSTVSALGYRAAVDYGNWRPFAQVTWNHEFDDTANRTVTASLTSITAPSYSMPIVQFGRDWASAVVGTTVTIARDWTGLAAFNAQFGQNGTTNYGGRFGINYAFNSAPTGLPVKAKY, from the coding sequence ATGAATTCGTCCTTTCGTATCGCGTTGCTCGCCTCAACAATATTCGCGACCTCGGCGTCGGCGCAAACGTTCAATCAGTTCATCGTTTTCGGACCCAGCCTGCTCGACAGCGGCTATTTCAAGCTGAACGGGGGCGACCTCCATTTCACGGCGGCGCGCAACAACGGCGCATCCATGACGCCATCAGGCGGTATCATGAATACAGACATTCTGGCGGCACGCTTCGGCCTGGCAGATATCTCGCAAGGCGTCTCCGCCACCGGGACGAACTACGCAGTCTCAGGAGCAAGAATCGCTAGTCCCAATGCGTTTGGTTTCGCCGCGGCGACGCCGAGCATCACGCAGCAGATGACCAATTATCTGGCCTCGACCGGCGGGGTCGCGAATTCCAATGCGCTGTATGTGATCAGCGCTGGCAGCAACGATGTCGGCCAGCCCGGCGTCAACCTGGTTCAGCAGGCCGGCATCTTTTCGAATGCCGTCACGGCACTCAGAAACGCCGGGGCGCGTTACATCCTCGTTCCCAATCTCCAACGCAACGATGTGCTCAACACGACGATCTACCAGAACCTCGCTGCCGCCGGCGTCAACTTCATCCCTGCCGATCAGGTCGCAATGATTCAGGCTGTCATGGCCAATCCTGTGCGCTTCGGATTGACCTCCGCTGCGCGCGGCCCGGCGCCTGTCGGCGTGACATTCCCGACACCAGTGCCCTCGTCCTCGGCATGTCGTCCGCCGCAAGGCGGCTATTCCGGTTACGGTCTCTACTGCACGCCTTCGACATCACCCGTGGGCGGCGTGAACGGCGCCGCCTATCTCACATCCGCCGACGCGTTACAGACCAATCTGTTCTCCGACAACTTGCATCTGTCGCCTGCAGGCCAGAAGATCCAAGCGGACTACTACTACAGCCTGATCGTCGCTCCGAGCCAGATCTCGTTCCTGACCGAGAGCACCATTCAAGCCCGTCGCGGCGTCACGCTCGGCATCCAGGAGCAGATCGATATCACCCAGCGTCGTGCGACGCCCGGCTTCAACGTGTGGTTCAACGGCGATGTGTCGTCGCTGAAGCTCAACAACAGCTCGCCCGGCTTCCCCGGCGATCCCTCGACGCCGATCTCGGGCACGCTGGGCGGCAGCTACACGTTCAGCAGCAACGCATTGATCGGCGCCGCCGTGACGCTCGGACAGTTCGACCCGACCTTCACGTCGGGGGGCGGCTTCCGTCAGCAGGAAGTGGCGGCGACCGTGTTCGGTGCCGTACGGGCCGACAGCCTGTGGGCCAATGCGATCATGAGCTTCGGCTGGCAGAAATATGACGTCAACCGCGTCGTTCCGCTGGGCATCACCTTCGATAGCAACAGCGGCAATACCCACGGCAGAAACTTCTCCTTTGCCGCGCTGACCGGTTACGATTTCCGCCAGGGGGCGATCACCCACGGCCCGGTCGCCGGCGTCGAAGTGCAGTCGGTCGGTATCGATGCCTTCACCGAAACCGGCAGCTTCACCAGTCTCGCATTCTCGAATATCGGCCGCACCTCGACGGTGTCGGCGCTCGGCTATCGCGCGGCCGTCGATTACGGCAACTGGCGACCGTTCGCGCAGGTCACGTGGAATCACGAATTCGACGACACGGCGAACCGGACCGTCACCGCCTCGCTGACATCGATCACTGCGCCCAGCTATTCGATGCCTATCGTGCAGTTCGGCCGCGATTGGGCGAGTGCCGTGGTCGGCACGACGGTGACGATTGCGCGCGACTGGACCGGTCTTGCCGCTTTCAATGCCCAGTTCGGTCAGAACGGCACGACGAACTATGGCGGCCGCTTCGGTATCAACTACGCATTCAACTCGGCCCCGACGGGATTGCCGGTGAAGGCGAAGTACTGA
- a CDS encoding RsmB/NOP family class I SAM-dependent RNA methyltransferase yields the protein MTPAARLSAAIDVIDAIETQRIPAAKALKEWGTAHRFAGSGDRAGIAGLVWDVLRRRASSAWVMEDETSRARVLGMLKLERGMDVADIEAMCDGSRFAPAPLSDAERKALASRTAAGAPAHIAGDYPEWLDSQLADVFGDGRIAEAVAMASRAPLDLRVNTLKSKREKALASLKHLGATETPWSPLGLRIELGADARNPGVHAEEDFIKGGIEVQDEGSQLAALFSGAKPGEQVIDLCAGAGGKTLALGAMMQGKGRLIATDADKRQLAPIHERLSRAGVHNADVRTPKGDEDPLADIRASADLVLIDAPCTGTGTWRRNPDAKWRMRPGALEVRVKDQQEVLDRAVQFVKPGGRIAYVTCSVLPQENREQVKGFLARQSGFTVVPPEQVMSALWDKAEDFAAAVYQSPEGLLMTPRKTGTDGFFVSIIKRSQP from the coding sequence ATGACCCCCGCCGCCCGCCTGTCCGCCGCCATCGATGTTATCGACGCCATCGAGACCCAGCGCATTCCCGCCGCCAAGGCGCTGAAGGAATGGGGGACCGCGCACCGTTTCGCGGGCTCCGGCGACCGTGCGGGGATCGCCGGCCTCGTCTGGGATGTGCTGCGCCGACGCGCCTCCAGCGCCTGGGTAATGGAGGATGAAACTTCGCGCGCGCGCGTCCTCGGCATGCTCAAGCTCGAACGCGGCATGGATGTCGCCGATATCGAGGCCATGTGCGACGGCAGCCGTTTTGCACCGGCGCCGCTCAGCGACGCCGAGCGCAAGGCACTCGCTTCGCGCACGGCGGCAGGAGCACCCGCGCACATCGCCGGCGATTACCCGGAATGGCTCGACAGCCAGCTTGCCGACGTGTTCGGCGACGGTCGCATCGCCGAGGCCGTCGCGATGGCCAGCCGCGCGCCGCTCGATCTGCGCGTCAACACGCTCAAGAGCAAGCGCGAGAAGGCGCTGGCTTCGCTGAAGCATCTCGGCGCCACCGAGACGCCATGGTCGCCGCTCGGCCTGCGCATCGAGCTTGGCGCCGATGCGCGCAATCCCGGCGTCCATGCTGAGGAGGATTTCATCAAGGGCGGCATCGAGGTGCAGGACGAGGGCTCGCAGCTTGCGGCGCTGTTCTCAGGCGCCAAGCCCGGCGAACAGGTGATCGATCTCTGCGCCGGCGCCGGCGGCAAGACGCTGGCGCTTGGCGCGATGATGCAGGGCAAGGGCCGCCTGATCGCGACCGATGCCGACAAGCGCCAGCTCGCGCCGATCCATGAGCGCCTGTCGCGTGCCGGGGTCCACAATGCGGATGTCCGCACGCCGAAGGGCGATGAAGATCCGCTCGCCGATATCCGCGCCTCCGCCGATCTCGTCCTGATCGATGCGCCTTGCACGGGCACCGGCACCTGGCGCCGCAATCCCGATGCCAAATGGCGGATGCGCCCAGGCGCGCTGGAAGTGCGCGTCAAGGACCAGCAAGAAGTGCTCGACCGCGCCGTGCAATTCGTGAAGCCGGGCGGCCGCATCGCTTACGTGACGTGCTCGGTGCTGCCGCAAGAAAACCGTGAGCAGGTGAAGGGGTTTCTGGCGCGCCAGTCCGGCTTCACAGTGGTGCCGCCGGAACAGGTGATGTCGGCGCTGTGGGACAAGGCCGAGGATTTTGCGGCAGCCGTGTACCAGTCGCCCGAGGGCCTGCTGATGACGCCGCGCAAGACCGGCACGGACGGTTTTTTTGTGAGTATTATCAAACGCTCACAGCCGTAG
- the guaB gene encoding IMP dehydrogenase, producing the protein MAVAPKIREAFTFDDVLLKPGLSDILPSDADIRSRATRSVALNIPIMASAMDTVTEARMAIAMAQAGGLGVIHRNFDPEGQAAQVRQVKKYESGMVVNPLTIGPDAKLSEALALMNEHGFSGIPVVTGASPNVPGKLVGILTNRDVRFATNPDQKISELMTHENLVTVRQGVSQDEAKRMLHKHRIEKLLVVDDQYRCVGLITVKDMDKAVAHPLASKDAQGRLRVAAATTVGDGGFERTERLIDAGVDIVVVDTAHGHSTRVLEAVNRIKRISNAVQVIAGNVATTEATQALIDAGADAVKVGIGPGSICTTRIVAGVGVPQLTAIMDAVEAAKKADIPVIADGGIKFSGDLAKALAAGADIAMVGSLLAGTDETPGEVFLWQGRSYKAYRGMGSVGAMARGSADRYFQQDIKDTLKLVPEGIEGQVAYKGPVGNVVHQLAGGLRAAMGYVGAKTLAEFSEKAEFVRITSAGLRESHVHDVTITRESPNYPGGR; encoded by the coding sequence ATGGCAGTCGCCCCCAAGATACGCGAAGCTTTCACCTTCGATGACGTGCTGCTGAAGCCCGGCCTGTCGGACATCCTACCGTCCGATGCCGATATCCGCTCGCGCGCCACACGCAGCGTCGCTTTAAATATTCCGATCATGGCCTCGGCCATGGATACCGTCACCGAAGCCAGAATGGCGATTGCTATGGCGCAGGCCGGCGGTCTTGGCGTCATCCATCGCAATTTCGATCCGGAAGGGCAGGCCGCGCAGGTCCGCCAGGTGAAGAAGTATGAGAGCGGCATGGTGGTGAATCCGCTCACCATCGGTCCGGATGCCAAGCTCTCCGAAGCGCTGGCCCTGATGAACGAGCACGGTTTCTCGGGCATTCCGGTGGTCACCGGCGCAAGCCCGAACGTTCCCGGCAAGCTGGTCGGCATCCTCACCAATCGCGATGTTCGTTTTGCCACCAATCCGGATCAGAAGATCTCCGAGCTGATGACCCACGAAAATCTCGTGACGGTGCGTCAGGGCGTGAGCCAGGACGAAGCCAAGCGCATGCTGCACAAGCATCGCATCGAGAAGCTGCTTGTCGTCGATGACCAGTATCGCTGCGTCGGCCTGATCACCGTGAAGGACATGGACAAGGCCGTCGCGCATCCGCTGGCGAGCAAGGACGCCCAGGGCCGTCTGCGTGTGGCGGCTGCGACCACCGTCGGTGACGGTGGTTTTGAGCGCACCGAGCGCCTGATCGATGCCGGCGTGGATATCGTGGTCGTCGATACCGCGCATGGCCACTCTACCCGCGTGCTGGAAGCGGTGAACCGCATCAAGCGCATTTCCAATGCCGTGCAGGTCATCGCCGGCAATGTCGCCACCACCGAAGCGACCCAGGCGCTGATCGATGCCGGCGCTGACGCCGTGAAAGTCGGTATCGGCCCGGGCTCGATCTGCACCACGCGCATCGTGGCCGGCGTCGGCGTGCCACAGCTCACCGCCATCATGGATGCGGTGGAAGCGGCCAAGAAGGCCGACATCCCCGTGATCGCCGACGGCGGCATCAAGTTCTCAGGCGACCTCGCCAAGGCGCTGGCTGCCGGTGCTGACATCGCCATGGTCGGTTCGCTGCTGGCAGGTACCGACGAAACCCCCGGCGAAGTGTTCCTGTGGCAGGGCCGCTCCTATAAGGCCTATCGCGGTATGGGGTCGGTGGGGGCCATGGCCCGCGGCTCGGCCGACCGCTATTTCCAGCAGGACATCAAGGATACCTTGAAATTGGTGCCGGAAGGCATCGAGGGGCAGGTGGCCTATAAAGGCCCGGTGGGCAATGTGGTTCACCAGCTCGCCGGCGGCCTGCGTGCCGCCATGGGTTATGTCGGCGCCAAGACGCTGGCCGAATTCTCCGAGAAGGCGGAATTCGTCCGCATCACCAGCGCAGGCCTGCGGGAAAGTCACGTCCACGACGTGACCATCACCCGTGAAAGCCCGAATTACCCCGGCGGACGGTAA
- a CDS encoding methyltransferase family protein, with protein MGLVLNFIVQMIVWYGLMGAIIFGAAGTTDYVGGWLYLGEMIAISAVFGAYAIRVDPGLLRERLKPPIQKGQPLADKLILVPLLLIIFAGMGVMAADAARWRWSMMRPSVQWAGCGLLLASFLFIGWTMRTNSFAAPVVKIQKDRGQTVITTGPYAIVRHPMYSGALFYFAATSLVLGSWWGLAIVPVLTLLLGIRIGIEEKTLRAGLAGYDEYARHVRWRLFPFIW; from the coding sequence ATGGGTCTCGTTCTGAATTTCATTGTCCAGATGATCGTCTGGTACGGTTTGATGGGCGCGATCATCTTTGGTGCCGCCGGCACGACGGACTATGTCGGCGGCTGGCTCTATCTCGGCGAGATGATCGCCATCTCGGCCGTGTTTGGGGCCTACGCAATCCGCGTCGATCCGGGGCTCCTCAGGGAGCGCCTGAAGCCGCCCATACAGAAGGGGCAGCCGCTTGCGGACAAGCTGATCCTTGTTCCGCTCCTGCTCATTATCTTCGCTGGAATGGGCGTCATGGCAGCGGATGCCGCGCGTTGGCGCTGGTCAATGATGCGGCCTTCGGTGCAGTGGGCCGGATGCGGCCTACTTCTCGCATCGTTCCTGTTCATCGGCTGGACCATGCGCACGAACAGTTTTGCAGCGCCTGTCGTCAAAATACAGAAAGACCGCGGGCAGACAGTGATCACGACCGGCCCCTACGCGATCGTCCGCCATCCCATGTATTCCGGCGCGCTCTTCTACTTTGCCGCCACCTCGCTCGTCCTCGGCTCGTGGTGGGGGCTTGCGATTGTCCCCGTCCTCACCCTGCTGCTCGGCATCCGGATCGGTATCGAGGAAAAGACGTTGCGCGCGGGCCTTGCAGGCTACGACGAATATGCGCGCCATGTGCGCTGGCGCTTGTTTCCGTTCATCTGGTGA
- a CDS encoding AbrB/MazE/SpoVT family DNA-binding domain-containing protein: protein MVSRPTNLTTVVSTKGQVILPKAIRDQRRWSAGTRLTVEETPEGVFLRAAPLFPETTIDEVVGILRHEGKPLSLDDMDAAVAAEAKRHAGR from the coding sequence ATGGTGTCGCGCCCGACTAATCTGACTACGGTGGTTTCTACGAAAGGCCAGGTCATCCTGCCCAAGGCCATTCGCGATCAACGGCGCTGGTCGGCAGGTACACGCCTGACGGTTGAGGAGACGCCGGAAGGCGTGTTTCTCCGGGCCGCTCCGCTATTTCCGGAAACCACGATCGATGAGGTGGTCGGCATTCTTCGTCATGAAGGAAAGCCCTTGTCGCTGGACGACATGGATGCTGCCGTCGCCGCCGAAGCGAAACGCCATGCGGGCCGTTGA
- the guaA gene encoding glutamine-hydrolyzing GMP synthase: MTAPSKTSASSTDPSPHVGAEHDKILIVDFGSQVTQLIARRVREDGVYSEIVPFNKAETAFAEMKPKAVILSGGPASVLDEDAPSVPLSILTAGVPVLGICYGEQTMAQQLGGTVEGGHHREFGRATIEITDDCPLFEGVWEKGGKYDVWMSHGDRVTKLPEGFRGVAKAPGSPISVIADDVRKFYAMQFHPEVAHTPDGAKIIRNFVRKVAGFTGDWTMRAFREEAIEKIRAQVGEGRVICGLSGGVDSAVAAVLIHEAIGDQLTCVFVDHGMLRKDEAKTVVDLFRGHYNIPLVHVDASKQFLGELDGVTDPEVKRKTIGRLFIDVFDAEAKKIGGADFLAQGTLYPDVIESVSFTGGPSVTIKSHHNVGGLPARMNMKLVEPLRELFKDEVRDLGRELGLPDIFVGRHPFPGPGLAIRCPGEITKEKLDILREADAVYIDQIRKAGLYDTIWQAFAVLLPVKTVGVMGDGRTYEYVVGLRAVTSTDGMTADFYAFDMKFLGETATRIINEVKGVNRVVYDITSKPPGTIEWE, encoded by the coding sequence ATGACAGCCCCCAGCAAAACCTCCGCCTCGTCCACCGATCCGTCGCCCCATGTCGGCGCGGAGCATGACAAGATTCTGATCGTCGATTTCGGCTCCCAGGTGACGCAGCTGATTGCGCGTCGGGTGCGCGAGGACGGCGTCTATTCCGAGATCGTGCCGTTCAACAAGGCGGAAACCGCCTTCGCCGAGATGAAGCCGAAAGCCGTGATCCTGTCCGGTGGCCCGGCCTCGGTGCTCGACGAGGACGCGCCTTCGGTGCCGTTGTCGATCCTCACCGCCGGCGTACCGGTGCTCGGTATCTGCTACGGCGAGCAGACCATGGCGCAGCAGCTCGGCGGCACCGTCGAGGGCGGACACCATCGCGAATTCGGCCGCGCCACCATCGAGATCACCGACGACTGCCCGCTGTTCGAAGGCGTGTGGGAGAAGGGCGGGAAATACGACGTCTGGATGAGCCATGGTGACCGCGTCACCAAGCTCCCCGAAGGTTTCCGTGGCGTAGCGAAAGCGCCGGGCTCGCCGATCTCGGTGATCGCCGACGACGTCCGCAAGTTCTACGCGATGCAATTCCATCCGGAAGTCGCGCATACGCCGGATGGCGCAAAAATCATCCGCAACTTCGTGCGCAAGGTCGCCGGTTTCACCGGAGACTGGACGATGCGTGCCTTTCGCGAGGAAGCCATCGAGAAGATTCGCGCCCAGGTCGGCGAGGGCCGGGTGATCTGCGGTCTCTCCGGCGGCGTCGACTCTGCGGTGGCTGCCGTGCTGATCCATGAGGCGATCGGGGATCAGCTCACTTGCGTGTTCGTCGATCACGGCATGCTGCGCAAGGACGAGGCCAAGACCGTCGTCGATCTGTTCCGCGGCCACTACAACATCCCGCTCGTCCACGTCGATGCATCGAAGCAGTTTTTAGGCGAGCTCGACGGCGTCACCGATCCCGAAGTGAAGCGCAAGACCATCGGCCGTCTGTTCATCGACGTGTTCGATGCGGAAGCCAAGAAGATCGGCGGCGCGGACTTCCTCGCCCAGGGCACGCTCTATCCCGACGTGATCGAGAGCGTGTCCTTCACGGGCGGACCTTCGGTCACCATCAAGTCGCATCACAATGTCGGCGGGCTTCCGGCGCGCATGAATATGAAGCTGGTCGAGCCGCTGCGCGAACTGTTCAAGGACGAAGTGCGCGACCTCGGCCGCGAGCTTGGCTTGCCCGACATCTTTGTCGGCCGCCACCCGTTCCCGGGCCCCGGTCTCGCGATCCGCTGCCCCGGCGAGATCACGAAGGAAAAGCTCGACATCCTGCGCGAGGCTGATGCCGTCTATATCGATCAGATCCGCAAGGCCGGGCTCTACGACACCATCTGGCAGGCTTTTGCAGTGCTGCTGCCGGTGAAGACGGTCGGCGTGATGGGCGACGGCCGCACCTACGAATACGTCGTCGGCCTGCGCGCCGTGACCTCCACCGACGGCATGACCGCGGACTTCTACGCCTTCGACATGAAGTTCCTCGGCGAAACGGCAACGCGCATCATCAACGAGGTGAAGGGCGTCAATCGTGTGGTGTATGACATCACGAGCAAGCCGCCGGGCACGATCGAGTGGGAGTAG
- a CDS encoding DHA2 family efflux MFS transporter permease subunit, protein MMTKERLIPLIVAAALFMENMDSTVIATSLPAIAADIGTSPLTLKLAITSYLLSLAVFIPASGWTADRFGARTVFSVAIGVFMIGSIGCAISSSVTHFVIARIIQGLGGAMMTPVGRLVLVRSIDKAGLVNAMAWMSIPALIGPVIGPPLGGFITTYASWHWIFLINIPIGFLGIYLAQRYIDPIKSDNPERFDLLGLVLAGVGLAGIAFGLSVAGLNLLPWEIVTALLVVGTISMTLYLIHAKRTASPVLDFSLMRYATLRAAIIGGFLFRLGIGALPFLLPLMMQIGFGLSPFQSGLVTFGSAVGAMGMKTLATRIIRAFGFRNVMTVNAVVSSVFLAVCALFTISTPLTLILLILIVGGFFRSLEFTAINTVAFAEVEPAQLSRATTLTAVAQQLSISAGVAIGAFSVESTMILRGMTELSADDFAPAFLVVSLISATSAWFFWQMPADAGAEIAGRKAVEIASRKGEKKGAEHAAAKAASETTEDTRDQRLG, encoded by the coding sequence ATGATGACCAAGGAACGCCTGATCCCGCTGATCGTCGCCGCGGCCCTGTTCATGGAGAACATGGACTCCACGGTGATCGCAACTTCGCTGCCGGCGATCGCCGCCGATATCGGCACCAGCCCGCTGACGCTGAAACTGGCGATCACCTCCTATCTGCTCTCCCTCGCCGTCTTCATCCCCGCCTCCGGCTGGACCGCCGACCGCTTCGGTGCACGCACCGTTTTTTCGGTCGCCATCGGCGTCTTCATGATCGGCTCGATCGGTTGCGCCATCTCATCATCGGTGACGCATTTCGTCATCGCCCGCATCATCCAGGGCCTCGGTGGCGCGATGATGACGCCGGTGGGACGTCTCGTGCTGGTGCGCTCCATCGATAAGGCCGGCCTCGTCAATGCCATGGCCTGGATGTCCATCCCCGCGCTGATCGGCCCGGTGATCGGACCGCCGCTCGGCGGCTTCATCACCACCTATGCCTCGTGGCACTGGATCTTCCTGATCAACATCCCGATCGGCTTTCTCGGCATCTATCTCGCGCAGCGCTATATCGATCCGATCAAGTCGGACAATCCCGAGCGCTTCGATCTGCTCGGCCTCGTGCTGGCCGGCGTCGGCCTTGCCGGCATCGCCTTCGGCCTTTCTGTCGCGGGGCTCAATCTGCTGCCATGGGAAATCGTCACCGCACTGCTGGTGGTCGGCACCATCTCGATGACGCTGTATCTCATCCATGCCAAGCGAACGGCATCGCCGGTGCTGGATTTCTCGCTGATGCGCTACGCCACGCTGCGCGCCGCAATCATCGGTGGCTTCCTGTTCCGTCTTGGCATCGGCGCGCTGCCGTTCCTGCTGCCGCTCATGATGCAGATCGGCTTCGGCCTGTCACCGTTCCAGTCCGGCCTCGTCACCTTCGGCTCTGCGGTCGGCGCCATGGGCATGAAGACGCTGGCGACGCGCATCATCCGTGCCTTCGGATTCCGTAATGTGATGACCGTCAATGCGGTGGTGAGCTCGGTCTTCCTTGCCGTCTGCGCGCTGTTCACGATCTCGACGCCGCTGACCTTGATCCTGTTGATCCTGATCGTCGGCGGCTTCTTCCGCTCGCTCGAATTCACCGCGATCAACACGGTGGCCTTCGCCGAGGTTGAACCGGCACAACTCAGCCGCGCGACCACGCTGACCGCTGTAGCCCAGCAGCTGTCGATCTCAGCGGGTGTCGCCATCGGTGCCTTCAGCGTCGAAAGCACCATGATCTTGCGCGGCATGACCGAATTGTCGGCCGACGATTTTGCCCCGGCCTTCCTTGTGGTGTCGCTGATCTCGGCGACATCGGCCTGGTTCTTCTGGCAAATGCCAGCCGACGCCGGTGCGGAAATCGCCGGCCGCAAGGCCGTGGAGATCGCCAGCCGCAAAGGCGAGAAGAAAGGCGCCGAACACGCGGCCGCAAAAGCTGCCAGCGAGACCACGGAAGATACGCGGGACCAGCGGCTGGGGTAA
- a CDS encoding NADP-dependent oxidoreductase, producing the protein MSASAKRVVLASRPHGEPGPSNFRTEEFAVPKPGEGEVLLRTIWLSLDPYMRGRMNDGPSYAAPVPVDGVMEGGTVCEVIASNNPGFVAGDIVLSHSGWQTHSISDGKGLRKIDPKLAPISTAVGILGMPGMTAYTGLLAIGNPQPGETVVVAAASGAVGSAVGQIAKIKGAKAIGIAGGADKCRYVVEELGFDACIDHRDPNFAAKLKEACPDGIDVYFENVGGEVFEAVFPLLNFFARIPVCGLIAQYNDTASTAPKWAAAMMRNVLTKRLNFRGFIVRDFASMHGDFLRDMSQWVREGKVKYKEHVTEGLDNAPTAFIGLLKGANFGKQLVRVGPDKA; encoded by the coding sequence ATGTCAGCATCGGCCAAGCGCGTCGTTCTCGCATCGCGCCCCCATGGTGAACCCGGCCCGTCCAACTTCCGCACGGAGGAGTTCGCCGTGCCGAAGCCCGGCGAGGGCGAGGTGCTGCTGCGCACGATCTGGCTGTCGCTCGATCCCTATATGCGCGGACGCATGAATGACGGTCCGTCCTATGCCGCTCCGGTGCCGGTGGATGGCGTGATGGAAGGCGGTACCGTGTGCGAGGTGATCGCCTCGAACAATCCGGGCTTTGTCGCCGGCGATATCGTGCTGTCGCATTCGGGCTGGCAGACGCATTCTATTTCCGATGGTAAAGGTCTGCGCAAAATTGATCCGAAACTTGCGCCGATCTCCACCGCAGTCGGCATTCTCGGCATGCCCGGCATGACCGCTTACACGGGACTTCTTGCCATCGGCAATCCGCAGCCGGGCGAGACGGTCGTAGTCGCCGCCGCATCGGGTGCGGTGGGCTCCGCAGTCGGCCAGATCGCCAAGATCAAGGGCGCCAAGGCCATCGGCATTGCCGGCGGCGCCGACAAGTGCCGCTATGTGGTGGAAGAGCTCGGCTTCGATGCCTGCATCGATCACCGCGATCCCAACTTTGCAGCGAAGCTCAAGGAAGCCTGCCCCGACGGCATCGACGTCTATTTCGAGAATGTCGGTGGCGAGGTGTTCGAGGCGGTGTTTCCGTTGCTCAATTTCTTCGCCCGCATTCCGGTCTGCGGTCTGATCGCGCAGTACAACGACACGGCCTCGACGGCGCCGAAATGGGCGGCCGCGATGATGCGCAATGTGCTGACCAAGCGCCTCAACTTCCGCGGCTTTATCGTCCGCGATTTCGCGTCGATGCATGGCGATTTCCTGCGCGACATGTCGCAATGGGTGCGCGAGGGCAAGGTGAAGTACAAGGAGCATGTCACCGAAGGTCTCGACAACGCGCCGACAGCCTTCATCGGTCTGCTCAAGGGCGCGAATTTCGGCAAGCAGCTGGTGCGGGTGGGGCCGGATAAGGCGTAA
- a CDS encoding type II toxin-antitoxin system VapC family toxin, translating into MRAVDTNVVVRLIVADDKQQTKRAQAVFTAGDVFIASTVVLETEWVLRSGYGFAPTRIFMALKAVAGLPNVTVEEPALLAQALDWMDQGMDLADAMHLARANACTAFLSFDRKLAKLAAGRSLVAVEQP; encoded by the coding sequence ATGCGGGCCGTTGATACCAATGTTGTCGTCCGCCTGATTGTAGCCGACGACAAGCAGCAAACAAAAAGGGCGCAAGCAGTATTCACGGCGGGCGACGTTTTTATCGCTTCGACCGTGGTCCTCGAGACTGAGTGGGTGCTGCGTAGCGGCTATGGTTTTGCTCCGACGCGCATCTTTATGGCTTTGAAGGCGGTCGCCGGGCTTCCCAATGTTACTGTGGAAGAGCCTGCGCTGTTGGCCCAGGCATTGGACTGGATGGATCAGGGAATGGATCTGGCGGATGCGATGCATCTCGCCAGGGCGAATGCCTGTACCGCGTTTCTGAGCTTTGATCGGAAACTGGCGAAGCTGGCAGCAGGGCGATCGCTGGTGGCGGTCGAGCAGCCGTGA